The Clostridioides difficile genome has a segment encoding these proteins:
- a CDS encoding methylated-DNA--[protein]-cysteine S-methyltransferase, with protein MQYISYYHSPLGKILLASDHIGITGLWFENQKYYAYKLNKEHKEIDSTFFDHVKHWLDIYFSGKEPDFLPPIHLIGTSFQIEVWEILKQIPYGETTIYGEIAIQIAQKKELSQMSSQAVGGAVGHPISIMIPCHRVIGKNGSLTGYAGGIDKKIELLSLEKVPIQSFFIPKKGSAL; from the coding sequence ATGCAGTATATTAGTTATTACCATTCCCCCTTGGGAAAAATTCTCTTAGCGTCAGACCATATTGGAATAACAGGGCTTTGGTTTGAAAATCAGAAATATTATGCATATAAGCTTAACAAGGAGCACAAAGAAATAGATTCGACTTTTTTTGATCATGTAAAACATTGGTTGGATATTTATTTTTCTGGAAAAGAGCCCGATTTTTTACCACCAATACATTTAATTGGTACTTCTTTCCAGATTGAAGTATGGGAAATTTTAAAGCAGATACCTTATGGAGAAACAACTATTTATGGCGAGATTGCAATACAGATTGCACAGAAAAAGGAGCTTTCCCAAATGTCATCACAAGCGGTAGGTGGTGCAGTAGGTCACCCAATTTCCATTATGATACCCTGCCACCGTGTCATTGGAAAAAATGGAAGTTTAACCGGATATGCTGGCGGTATAGATAAAAAAATAGAACTTTTGTCATTAGAAAAAGTTCCTATCCAGTCATTTTTTATACCCAAGAAAGGAAGTGCATTATGA
- a CDS encoding antibiotic biosynthesis monooxygenase has translation MQDYIEQAEKLKKHLQNAEGFMCSERFSSLASKEKLLSMSVWKDEESISKWRNFIAQRESQQQGRLSDFIDYKITVVSQIRCYTMADRKKHLNSNQYFNI, from the coding sequence ATGCAAGATTATATTGAACAAGCAGAAAAATTAAAAAAGCATTTGCAAAACGCAGAAGGGTTTATGTGTTCTGAACGCTTTTCTTCTCTTGCTTCCAAAGAAAAACTTCTCAGTATGTCTGTTTGGAAAGACGAAGAAAGCATTTCAAAATGGCGTAATTTTATTGCGCAACGTGAAAGCCAGCAACAAGGTAGATTATCAGATTTTATAGACTATAAAATCACTGTTGTATCCCAAATTCGTTGCTACACCATGGCAGACCGAAAAAAACATTTAAACTCTAATCAATATTTTAATATATAG
- a CDS encoding M20 family metallopeptidase — protein MEELKLKIKEDIKLLSDEKKVSFEKVSKFLFENPELAFEEFKSQKALCDLLEESGFNVTKGVGGLETSFEAVYSNGAGGKTVAFLAEYDALPGMGHACGHNIISTSSVGAGIILKEIIKRYDIEGTVKVFGTPAEERVGGKITMIREGVFKGVDAALILHPCDASIPDDISFAQVNLKFDFSGKASHAAAYPWEGRSALSGVIALFNSVNSMRLHLKDYARVHGIITDGGSIHNIIPEKSTAIFNVRALSIEYLNEICDMLKNCAKGAAISTGTSVEVIQLDEIYKEIKNDSRLVNIVRENFEVLDEDYIERDLTQGIGSTDTGNLTHEIPAIQAYIKLKENTATHTEEFAVAAGGEEGKIALIKAIKVLAMCGVDVLYSK, from the coding sequence ATGGAAGAATTAAAATTAAAAATCAAAGAAGATATAAAGTTGTTATCTGATGAGAAAAAAGTATCATTTGAAAAGGTATCTAAATTTTTATTTGAAAATCCAGAATTAGCATTTGAAGAGTTTAAATCACAAAAAGCATTATGTGATTTATTAGAAGAAAGTGGATTTAATGTGACAAAGGGTGTAGGTGGACTAGAAACATCTTTTGAAGCAGTCTACTCAAATGGTGCTGGTGGAAAGACAGTCGCTTTTCTAGCTGAATATGATGCACTTCCAGGTATGGGACATGCTTGTGGACATAATATTATAAGTACAAGTTCTGTTGGAGCTGGTATTATTTTAAAAGAAATTATAAAAAGGTATGATATAGAAGGAACTGTAAAAGTGTTTGGAACACCTGCAGAAGAACGAGTAGGTGGAAAGATAACCATGATTAGAGAAGGAGTTTTTAAAGGTGTAGATGCTGCATTAATTTTACACCCATGTGATGCTTCAATACCTGATGATATATCATTTGCTCAAGTTAATTTAAAATTTGATTTTAGTGGAAAAGCTTCTCATGCTGCTGCTTATCCCTGGGAAGGAAGAAGTGCATTAAGTGGAGTAATAGCATTGTTCAATAGTGTAAATAGCATGAGATTACATCTTAAAGATTATGCAAGAGTACATGGAATTATAACTGACGGAGGTAGCATACATAACATAATTCCTGAAAAATCTACAGCTATATTTAATGTAAGAGCATTAAGTATAGAATACCTAAATGAAATTTGTGATATGCTTAAAAATTGTGCTAAGGGAGCTGCAATTTCTACAGGAACTAGTGTAGAAGTAATTCAATTAGATGAGATATATAAAGAAATAAAAAATGATTCAAGATTAGTAAATATAGTTAGAGAAAATTTTGAAGTATTAGATGAAGATTATATTGAAAGAGATTTAACTCAAGGCATTGGTTCAACTGATACTGGAAATTTAACTCATGAGATACCAGCAATACAAGCATATATAAAATTAAAAGAAAATACTGCAACTCATACAGAAGAATTTGCTGTAGCTGCTGGTGGAGAAGAAGGAAAAATAGCACTTATAAAAGCAATTAAAGTACTAGCAATGTGTGGTGTAGATGTTTTGTACAGTAAATAA
- the spoVAE gene encoding stage V sporulation protein AE has product MLMEYVRVFIVGGIICLIAQVMMDYFKMQTPYVMVTYVTSGVVLTFLGLYEPLVKFAAAGATVPIIGFGYSLAKGVIKSIQSDGFLGIFLGGTTATAGGIAAAIFFGYIMSVVFTPKAKP; this is encoded by the coding sequence ATGTTAATGGAATATGTAAGAGTATTTATTGTAGGTGGAATTATATGTTTAATAGCTCAAGTAATGATGGACTACTTTAAAATGCAAACTCCATATGTTATGGTGACATATGTAACATCTGGTGTAGTTTTAACTTTTCTAGGGCTTTATGAACCATTAGTTAAGTTTGCAGCAGCGGGTGCAACAGTTCCTATAATAGGATTTGGATATTCACTTGCTAAAGGAGTAATAAAATCAATACAAAGTGATGGATTTTTAGGTATTTTTCTAGGCGGAACAACTGCTACAGCTGGTGGAATAGCAGCAGCTATATTTTTTGGATATATTATGTCAGTAGTATTTACACCAAAAGCAAAACCATAA
- a CDS encoding class I SAM-dependent methyltransferase, whose translation MKPINLETINRSFDIQAPNFESKSVQFCKESYLQYMLSNIAPKQDNTVLEVASGTCICSRFLAPHAQAVVCLDATTSMLKKGKCEAEKEHLHNMFFVKGYAEELPFLDNSFDIVFSRLAFHHFTDVYKVFSEMVRVLKPDGKLVFIDMEATDEILRPIEDELETLRDSSHVRNLSITEMKKLFESYSLQIEKCEGTKIQQQLSDWLNLTKTPKSKRDRIIALIKEELNGNEKTGLYPFKTDKGICFNHNWIFILGRK comes from the coding sequence ATGAAACCAATAAATTTAGAAACTATCAATCGTTCTTTTGACATACAGGCACCTAATTTTGAAAGTAAGTCTGTACAATTTTGTAAAGAATCCTACTTACAGTATATGCTATCTAATATTGCACCAAAACAAGATAACACTGTTTTGGAAGTGGCTTCTGGAACTTGTATTTGTAGTCGTTTTCTTGCTCCTCATGCACAGGCAGTGGTATGTTTGGACGCAACAACCTCTATGCTGAAGAAAGGAAAGTGTGAAGCAGAAAAAGAGCATCTACACAATATGTTTTTTGTGAAAGGATATGCAGAAGAACTTCCTTTCTTAGATAATAGTTTTGATATTGTATTTTCCCGTTTGGCTTTTCATCATTTCACAGATGTATATAAAGTGTTTTCAGAAATGGTAAGAGTATTAAAACCTGATGGGAAACTGGTCTTCATTGATATGGAAGCGACTGATGAAATATTACGCCCCATAGAGGACGAACTGGAAACATTGCGTGACTCTTCACATGTAAGAAATCTAAGTATAACAGAAATGAAAAAATTGTTTGAAAGCTATAGTTTACAAATAGAAAAGTGTGAAGGAACAAAAATACAACAACAATTAAGCGACTGGTTAAATTTAACAAAGACACCAAAATCAAAAAGAGATAGAATTATCGCACTTATCAAAGAAGAACTTAACGGAAACGAGAAAACAGGTCTTTATCCTTTTAAGACTGATAAAGGAATATGCTTTAATCATAACTGGATTTTTATATTGGGACGAAAATAA
- a CDS encoding LysR family transcriptional regulator has protein sequence MDLLQLKYFQVVARTENMTNAAKQLHVTQSALSKSIALLEMDLGIKLFNRKGRSIKLNYCGNIFLKRVDSILNLLDASTKEIKDLACSEFDQIKLIVLTASGLILDVLSEFKKSHPNISFKLVQHVPKSTVDYDFDICITSYCFEFKSSNYEVLTSEEIFIGVPYNNPLSKLNSIYFKDVQDENFICLEKGTNFRKITDRFCSYAEFEPSIGFECDSPSTVYNLIKEGYGVGFIPKKSWCIDYESSIKLLPIKDIKCEQFIELYWTNNKFLKKSTRMFIDFIKNYLNKTT, from the coding sequence ATGGATTTATTACAATTAAAGTATTTTCAAGTTGTAGCTCGTACTGAAAATATGACTAATGCTGCTAAGCAATTACATGTAACACAATCAGCACTTAGCAAAAGTATCGCTCTACTTGAAATGGATTTAGGTATAAAATTATTTAACAGGAAAGGAAGATCTATAAAATTAAACTATTGTGGAAATATTTTTCTTAAAAGAGTTGATTCGATACTTAATTTATTGGATGCATCAACTAAAGAAATAAAAGATTTAGCTTGTAGTGAATTTGACCAAATTAAATTAATCGTACTTACTGCATCAGGGTTAATTTTAGATGTACTTAGTGAATTTAAAAAATCACATCCCAATATTTCATTCAAATTAGTGCAACATGTTCCAAAATCAACAGTTGACTACGATTTTGATATATGCATTACTTCATATTGCTTTGAATTTAAATCATCAAATTATGAAGTATTAACTAGCGAAGAAATATTTATAGGTGTACCTTACAACAATCCACTATCAAAGCTTAATAGTATATATTTTAAAGATGTACAAGATGAGAATTTTATATGTTTAGAAAAAGGTACAAATTTCAGAAAAATTACAGATAGATTTTGTAGTTATGCTGAATTTGAGCCTAGTATAGGTTTTGAATGTGATTCTCCTTCAACTGTTTATAATTTGATAAAAGAAGGTTATGGAGTTGGATTTATTCCTAAAAAATCATGGTGTATAGATTATGAATCTTCTATTAAACTATTACCTATTAAAGATATAAAATGCGAGCAATTTATTGAACTATATTGGACAAATAATAAATTTTTAAAGAAATCTACAAGGATGTTTATTGATTTTATAAAAAACTATCTTAATAAAACTACTTAA
- a CDS encoding LacI family transcriptional regulator, which yields MVTIKDIAKNLGISYSTVSRCLNNNPNVSEKTKKKVVEEANRLGFHFNVNARNLAKKETNRIGVIFSNNFNHQDTRKFFSDIMDSSINSIETNKYDFIIQPNNNISGDSNVYKMVNGQMVDGLVIVSQSIKKEEYEFLKDNNFPHVFIYFKPSFVGEVDNFFWDDNVYGGYIATKHLIDHGHKNIITITSDDKNSKMHEDRTKGYLNAMEEANLKTDVIKTKMDFESQVELLRIHIDKIKKASAIFVQQDVPAISIIQELKTTYGINVPEDISIIGYNNIELISYFRSHLSTIDDPREQVIKNGVDSLVNTINKKSTEHIPRKLYPRLIIRNSVNRIKN from the coding sequence ATGGTAACTATTAAAGATATTGCAAAGAACCTAGGCATTAGCTATTCAACTGTTTCTAGGTGCTTAAACAATAATCCTAATGTATCTGAAAAAACAAAAAAGAAGGTAGTGGAAGAGGCTAACAGGCTAGGATTTCATTTTAATGTAAATGCGAGAAATCTAGCAAAAAAAGAAACAAATAGAATAGGGGTAATCTTTTCAAATAATTTTAATCATCAAGACACTAGAAAATTTTTTAGTGATATAATGGATAGTTCTATAAATTCTATTGAGACCAATAAGTATGACTTTATAATACAGCCAAACAATAACATTAGTGGTGACAGCAATGTCTATAAAATGGTTAATGGACAAATGGTTGATGGATTAGTAATAGTGTCTCAATCAATAAAAAAAGAAGAGTATGAGTTTTTAAAAGATAATAATTTTCCACATGTATTCATATATTTTAAGCCATCTTTTGTGGGGGAAGTAGATAATTTCTTTTGGGACGATAACGTATACGGGGGCTATATAGCTACTAAGCATTTAATTGACCATGGTCATAAAAATATAATAACAATAACTTCAGATGATAAGAATTCAAAAATGCATGAAGATAGAACAAAAGGGTATTTAAATGCTATGGAAGAGGCTAATTTGAAGACTGATGTAATTAAAACTAAAATGGATTTTGAATCTCAAGTTGAGCTATTAAGAATTCATATTGATAAAATAAAAAAAGCTTCGGCTATCTTTGTGCAACAAGATGTGCCAGCTATTTCTATAATACAAGAGTTAAAAACTACTTATGGTATAAATGTACCAGAAGACATATCTATAATAGGATATAATAACATTGAATTAATATCTTACTTTAGGTCACATTTATCAACAATAGATGACCCAAGAGAACAAGTTATAAAAAATGGAGTAGACAGTTTAGTAAATACAATAAATAAAAAGAGTACAGAGCATATACCAAGAAAACTTTATCCAAGATTAATTATAAGAAACAGCGTTAATAGAATAAAAAACTAA
- a CDS encoding DUF3100 domain-containing protein gives MKEKTGIRNALIAACIITVLAELIGPISFKVMGINITLLSILWAIFIGMATSPHLLGRVIPALKKFIGDNEINVSPYLLSLTLYPLGIMFGINAGPKVGILLQAGPALLLQEFGHMGTMLIALPVGVALGLGRSALGGTFSLCRDTALGIIGDKYGLNSPEGIGTLGTYISGSIFGTLLFSFLAPLGVLIGLHPYALAMASGMGSGSMMGAATASLMNTVPNMSEQILAYSATSGLITAVTGIYIELFLSLPVANYYYSKVAPIIEKFRNRKKANTRDVL, from the coding sequence ATGAAAGAGAAGACAGGAATTAGAAATGCTCTGATAGCAGCCTGTATAATTACAGTATTGGCTGAATTAATTGGGCCTATTTCATTTAAAGTTATGGGCATTAATATAACTTTACTTAGTATACTATGGGCTATCTTTATAGGTATGGCTACTTCCCCTCATTTGTTAGGAAGGGTCATACCAGCTTTAAAAAAGTTTATAGGAGATAATGAAATAAATGTGTCTCCATATCTTTTATCTTTAACTTTATATCCATTAGGAATAATGTTTGGAATTAATGCAGGTCCTAAAGTTGGTATATTACTTCAAGCAGGACCAGCACTTTTATTACAAGAGTTTGGTCATATGGGTACAATGTTGATAGCATTACCTGTTGGAGTAGCATTAGGTCTTGGAAGAAGTGCATTAGGAGGGACTTTTTCATTATGCCGTGACACAGCACTAGGAATTATTGGGGATAAGTATGGGTTAAATTCACCAGAAGGTATAGGAACATTAGGAACTTATATAAGTGGTAGTATCTTTGGAACATTATTATTTTCATTTTTGGCACCACTGGGTGTTCTTATAGGCCTTCATCCATATGCTTTAGCAATGGCATCAGGAATGGGAAGTGGTTCTATGATGGGGGCTGCAACAGCATCATTGATGAATACTGTCCCAAATATGTCTGAACAGATTTTAGCTTATTCAGCAACCAGCGGATTGATTACAGCTGTTACTGGAATATACATAGAATTATTTTTATCATTACCAGTAGCCAATTATTATTATAGTAAAGTGGCTCCAATTATTGAGAAGTTTAGAAATAGAAAAAAAGCAAACACAAGAGATGTCTTATAA
- the spoIIAB gene encoding anti-sigma F factor: MNNIMEVKFSALSENESLARVIVASFAAKLDPTVDELVDIKTAVSEAVTNAIIHGYEEDSSKFVFLRCEIEGNTIKIVVEDEGYGIENVEKAMEPLYTSKPELDRSGMGFTVMKSFMDDVEVSSRKDNGTRIEMTKKINLPK, encoded by the coding sequence ATGAATAATATTATGGAAGTTAAATTTTCGGCACTATCTGAAAATGAAAGTTTAGCAAGAGTTATAGTAGCATCATTTGCAGCAAAGTTAGACCCAACAGTAGATGAATTAGTTGATATAAAGACTGCTGTCTCTGAGGCTGTTACAAATGCTATAATACATGGATATGAAGAAGACAGTTCTAAATTTGTTTTTTTAAGATGTGAGATAGAAGGAAATACTATAAAAATTGTAGTTGAAGATGAAGGGTATGGAATAGAAAATGTGGAGAAGGCAATGGAACCACTTTATACATCAAAACCAGAACTTGATAGATCAGGAATGGGATTCACAGTTATGAAAAGCTTTATGGACGATGTAGAGGTAAGTTCTAGAAAAGATAATGGCACTAGAATTGAAATGACTAAAAAAATAAATTTGCCTAAATAA
- a CDS encoding AraC family transcriptional regulator codes for MICDKEHYINSVNLNANTDFPYLILNVINDKAYPRNLGFQVMHWHEDLQFIYVFDGIIEVKTLEKSTYVKKSEGIFINKNVVHDVHKKENCHYNSFIFPADFLGFYTGSPAKTMVDSIVENEQLTIYHFTSKIQWCNEILTILKKLSELDKNKTNVYAYEVLVLLCSLWLIMQRNIILPDIKPRSIINIRMRTILRYIEEHFSEDVTLADLANSANISKSECARCFKISLNTTPYKYLTEFRLLKATQLLKKSDEAIGNISTSVGFHQISHFGKCFKEKTGYSPSQYRKIHNVK; via the coding sequence ATGATTTGTGATAAAGAACATTACATCAATTCTGTAAATCTGAATGCAAATACTGATTTTCCATATCTTATACTAAATGTTATCAATGACAAGGCTTATCCTAGAAATCTTGGTTTTCAAGTTATGCACTGGCATGAAGATTTGCAGTTTATATATGTGTTTGACGGAATAATTGAAGTTAAGACGTTGGAAAAATCTACTTATGTAAAAAAAAGCGAGGGAATATTTATCAATAAAAATGTTGTGCATGATGTACACAAAAAAGAAAACTGTCATTATAACAGTTTTATTTTTCCTGCTGACTTTCTAGGATTTTATACTGGAAGTCCTGCAAAAACTATGGTTGACAGTATTGTTGAAAATGAACAACTAACAATTTATCATTTTACAAGCAAAATCCAATGGTGCAATGAAATATTGACTATCTTAAAAAAATTATCTGAATTAGATAAGAATAAAACGAATGTTTATGCGTATGAAGTTCTAGTTTTATTGTGTTCTCTCTGGCTTATCATGCAAAGAAATATTATTCTGCCTGACATAAAGCCCAGAAGTATCATTAATATTCGCATGAGGACAATCTTACGGTATATTGAGGAACATTTTTCAGAAGATGTAACATTAGCAGATTTGGCAAATAGCGCTAATATAAGCAAATCAGAATGTGCACGTTGTTTCAAAATAAGTTTGAACACTACTCCCTATAAGTATCTTACTGAGTTTCGTCTATTAAAGGCAACGCAGTTGTTAAAAAAATCGGATGAGGCAATCGGTAATATCTCCACAAGTGTAGGCTTTCATCAGATAAGTCATTTTGGGAAATGTTTTAAGGAGAAAACAGGATATAGTCCTAGCCAATATAGAAAAATCCACAATGTGAAATAA
- the spoVAD gene encoding stage V sporulation protein AD codes for MKNKRIGKRTVKLENKPTIISAGTIVGSKEGEGPLKDYFDMIMTDDLYGEKTWELAESKMVETASQKAIQKAGKKLSDVNYMLGGDLINQIVPASFAARELAIPFLGIYGACSTMAEGLCIGSMLVDGGFADLVLSGTSSHYCTAERQFRFPLELGNQKPMTAQWTVTGAGSVLLAPNGEGPKVKYVTVGKVIDKGIDDGNNMGPAMAPAAIDTIYSYFEDTNDDPNSFDIIATGDLGTLGKQITEDFLKEKGVDISKCYTDCGIEMFNLKEQDVHCGGSGCGCSATVFAGYIYEKLRKKEFNKVMLVSTGALLSPTSTLQKQTIPCVAHAVVIVNE; via the coding sequence ATGAAAAATAAAAGAATTGGAAAAAGAACAGTCAAGCTAGAAAATAAACCAACAATAATATCAGCAGGAACTATAGTAGGTTCTAAAGAGGGTGAAGGACCGCTAAAGGACTATTTTGATATGATTATGACAGATGATTTATATGGTGAAAAAACTTGGGAATTAGCTGAAAGTAAAATGGTAGAGACTGCATCTCAGAAAGCAATACAAAAGGCAGGAAAAAAATTGTCAGATGTAAATTACATGTTAGGTGGAGATTTAATCAATCAAATAGTGCCAGCATCTTTTGCTGCAAGAGAATTAGCGATTCCATTTTTAGGTATATATGGTGCATGTTCTACAATGGCAGAAGGTCTTTGTATAGGCTCTATGCTTGTAGATGGTGGTTTTGCAGATTTAGTGCTATCAGGTACATCAAGCCATTATTGTACAGCAGAAAGACAATTTAGATTTCCACTAGAGTTAGGAAATCAAAAGCCAATGACAGCTCAATGGACAGTTACAGGAGCAGGAAGTGTTTTACTAGCTCCTAATGGAGAAGGTCCTAAAGTAAAATATGTTACAGTTGGAAAAGTAATAGATAAAGGTATTGATGATGGTAATAATATGGGACCAGCCATGGCTCCAGCAGCAATAGATACTATATATTCTTACTTTGAAGATACTAATGATGACCCAAATAGCTTTGATATAATTGCTACTGGAGATTTAGGTACACTTGGAAAACAAATAACAGAAGACTTTTTAAAAGAAAAAGGTGTAGATATTTCAAAATGTTACACTGATTGTGGTATAGAAATGTTTAATCTTAAAGAGCAAGATGTTCACTGTGGTGGAAGTGGATGTGGATGTTCAGCTACAGTATTTGCAGGATATATATATGAAAAATTAAGAAAAAAAGAATTTAACAAAGTAATGCTCGTATCAACAGGAGCACTATTATCACCAACAAGTACACTACAAAAGCAGACAATACCTTGTGTTGCACATGCAGTAGTAATAGTAAATGAGTAG
- the sigF gene encoding RNA polymerase sporulation sigma factor SigF, with the protein MEVTVAREEKKPLLSHEETLELIDKVQNGDEEAKEILISSNLGLVRSVVSRFLNIGYDREDLFQLGSIGLIKSIYKFDPKFNVKFSTYAVPMILGEIKRYLRDDGMIKVSRSLKQIAVKAKMESEALTKKLGREPSIEEIAQALDVEKEDLVMAMEANFNVEYLQGVIHEEEGSPICLIDKISMKGESEEEKVVDNILLKDILGRLDKRERQIIVLRYFEDMTQSEIGEMLNISQVQVSRIEKKVLSKLKEYIS; encoded by the coding sequence ATGGAAGTAACTGTTGCCAGAGAAGAAAAAAAACCTCTTCTTAGTCATGAAGAGACTCTAGAACTTATTGATAAAGTTCAAAATGGAGATGAAGAGGCAAAAGAAATATTAATATCAAGTAATTTAGGTCTAGTTAGGAGCGTTGTATCTAGATTTTTAAATATAGGGTATGATAGAGAAGATTTATTTCAGTTAGGTTCTATAGGTTTAATAAAATCAATATATAAATTTGACCCAAAATTTAATGTTAAATTCTCTACTTATGCAGTACCGATGATTCTAGGTGAAATAAAGAGATATTTAAGAGATGATGGTATGATAAAAGTATCAAGGTCATTGAAGCAAATAGCTGTAAAGGCCAAGATGGAAAGTGAAGCTTTAACTAAAAAGCTAGGTAGAGAACCAAGTATAGAAGAAATAGCTCAAGCATTAGATGTAGAAAAAGAAGATTTAGTAATGGCTATGGAAGCTAATTTTAATGTGGAGTATCTACAAGGTGTTATTCATGAAGAGGAAGGTTCTCCAATATGCCTTATTGATAAAATAAGTATGAAGGGAGAAAGTGAGGAAGAAAAAGTTGTAGATAATATATTATTAAAGGACATACTTGGAAGACTTGATAAGAGGGAACGCCAAATAATAGTTCTCAGATATTTTGAAGATATGACTCAAAGTGAAATAGGAGAAATGCTCAATATATCACAGGTTCAAGTATCAAGGATAGAGAAAAAAGTATTGTCTAAGTTAAAAGAGTATATATCATGA
- the spoVAC gene encoding stage V sporulation protein AC — translation MDKNYKKYVDQISPKPTYLKNYTLAFIVGGIICMIGQAINDLYMKVGGLDKLGASSATSITLIFIGAFLTGLGVYDLIGKRAGAGSIIPITGFANSIVSPAMEYKREGYVLGVGANLFKIAGPVLVYGIGSSILCGIIYYIFKMF, via the coding sequence ATGGATAAAAATTATAAAAAGTATGTAGACCAAATAAGCCCAAAACCTACATATTTGAAAAACTATACACTTGCATTTATTGTAGGTGGAATTATTTGTATGATAGGGCAAGCTATAAATGATTTATATATGAAAGTTGGAGGGCTTGATAAATTAGGTGCTAGTTCTGCTACATCAATAACACTAATATTTATAGGGGCATTTCTAACTGGATTAGGAGTTTATGACCTAATCGGAAAAAGAGCAGGAGCTGGTTCTATAATACCAATAACAGGTTTTGCTAACTCAATCGTATCTCCTGCAATGGAGTATAAAAGAGAAGGATATGTATTAGGTGTAGGTGCAAACTTATTTAAAATTGCAGGACCAGTTTTAGTTTATGGTATAGGTTCTTCTATTTTATGTGGAATTATTTATTATATTTTTAAAATGTTTTAG
- the spoIIAA gene encoding anti-sigma F factor antagonist codes for MVKYSLEHKNLYIEFMCSELDHHVANEIREEIDNLLSVNQVKNVVFDFGDINFMDSSGIGVIIGRYKKISNEGGRVSVINISSRVKKIFDLSGLNKIIGIYDTYEEALSSL; via the coding sequence ATGGTAAAATATTCCTTAGAACATAAGAATCTATACATAGAATTTATGTGCTCAGAACTAGACCACCATGTAGCTAATGAAATAAGGGAAGAAATAGATAACTTATTAAGTGTTAATCAAGTAAAAAATGTTGTATTTGATTTTGGAGATATTAATTTTATGGATTCTTCAGGTATAGGTGTCATCATAGGTAGATATAAAAAAATTTCTAATGAAGGGGGACGAGTTTCAGTAATTAATATAAGTTCACGAGTTAAGAAAATTTTTGATTTATCTGGGTTAAATAAAATTATTGGCATTTATGATACGTATGAAGAAGCTCTAAGTTCTTTGTAG